Proteins from a genomic interval of Sphingobacterium lactis:
- a CDS encoding NADH-quinone oxidoreductase subunit J produces the protein METALFYAFAALALGSALLVVSLKNTARALFLFFIVLFAMAGLFIFALADFVAITQIMVYVGGVLILMIFAFMLSNKELLTDLQNSSAKFLALPNWQSLLLALGFLSVMVYGIVEWQEQLPIWITENMADGQVIKSTDNNIQALGIKFMTQYLLPFEVISIFLLAALIGAAHLSRKEINP, from the coding sequence ATGGAAACAGCTTTATTTTATGCCTTTGCCGCTTTGGCGCTGGGATCCGCCCTGCTGGTGGTCAGCCTGAAGAATACTGCCCGGGCTTTGTTTTTATTTTTTATCGTCCTATTTGCGATGGCTGGCCTTTTCATATTCGCCCTGGCGGATTTTGTGGCCATCACGCAGATCATGGTCTATGTGGGTGGCGTACTGATCTTGATGATCTTTGCCTTTATGCTCTCCAATAAGGAGCTCCTAACAGACCTGCAAAATAGCAGCGCAAAATTCCTGGCCTTACCAAACTGGCAATCTCTACTGTTAGCTTTGGGATTTCTGAGTGTCATGGTGTACGGGATTGTGGAGTGGCAAGAGCAACTCCCTATCTGGATCACAGAAAATATGGCCGATGGTCAAGTGATCAAATCTACCGACAATAATATTCAGGCTTTAGGGATTAAGTTTATGACGCAATACTTATTGCCTTTTGAGGTGATATCCATCTTTCTCCTTGCGGCATTAATTGGCGCAGCCCATCTATCCAGAAAGGAGATCAACCCATGA
- the nuoK gene encoding NADH-quinone oxidoreductase subunit NuoK: MIGLTHFLLVSACLFCIGLYAIIAKRNAIMILIGIEFIINAAILNLVAFGRYDKLNYGGQVFALFAIVLAAAAVAVGLAIILNVYRKYKSINPDNITDLRD, from the coding sequence ATGATCGGATTGACGCATTTTCTCCTTGTTTCGGCCTGCCTATTTTGTATCGGATTGTATGCCATCATCGCGAAGCGGAATGCGATCATGATATTGATCGGCATTGAATTTATCATCAATGCAGCGATCCTAAACTTGGTTGCTTTCGGACGTTACGATAAACTGAATTATGGCGGACAGGTTTTTGCACTATTCGCGATCGTCCTTGCCGCTGCCGCAGTAGCCGTCGGACTTGCGATTATCCTGAATGTCTACAGAAAATACAAATCCATCAACCCGGATAACATTACGGACCTACGCGACTGA
- the nuoL gene encoding NADH-quinone oxidoreductase subunit L — MNISTPSVSLLVVILPFLAFLIQAMLGRRSQSGMISLVAIGLSTVLCALFVFAEVWQDQPQHESVEWFRIGNHSFQIGVMLNNLTVLMQLIVCVIALPVHIYSKAYMKGDPGIHRYWMYLSLFCFAMLGLTIADNLLMMYIFWELVGFASYLLIGFWFTKDSAVQANKKAFIINRIGDLGFLLGIATVYSQFGTLNLIDIFGKEGLLPTLNATSEGLMTFAGICFFVGAMAKSAQFPLHVWLPDAMEGPTAVSSLIHAATMVAAGVFLMSTVFPLFNETVLAVIAIIGTITALSAAYFALAQRDIKRILAFSTISQLGYMMVGIGIGAWDAAMFHLATHAFFKCLLFLCAGAVIHEMAHLKDANNTDFDPQDINNMGGLRKWMPKTGVLMVIASLALAGFPLTSGFLSKDAILVSAFEWGLHHGNVTLLIPITLTIVSLMTAFYIGRLIFKVFFGKFRLNIAHPHLHEAPITMLAPMFFLGICSFFFAFSWNPLTYHHAYLLKGFHVDYPFSEVHLLHIALPLFLTAGSILTWIIGWRWYVQERYPLNKDNQLLAFSLNQGYLNTFNQRVFVNGTLAISKGLYWFDRTIVDGLVNLFGQVTRKVADLAAWIDTNLVDGLVNTIGGTTYYVGHLLRWVQNGRLQNYLGFAFTVVLLGIIYLIFK; from the coding sequence ATGAACATATCGACCCCTTCTGTCAGTTTACTTGTAGTAATACTGCCTTTCTTGGCGTTTCTCATCCAAGCCATGCTCGGACGGAGATCGCAAAGCGGCATGATCAGTTTAGTGGCCATTGGATTGAGCACGGTCCTCTGTGCCCTATTTGTCTTTGCCGAAGTGTGGCAGGACCAACCACAGCATGAATCTGTGGAATGGTTCCGCATCGGAAATCACAGCTTCCAGATCGGCGTGATGTTGAATAACCTCACGGTGTTGATGCAGCTCATTGTTTGTGTCATTGCCCTTCCCGTACACATCTACTCCAAGGCGTATATGAAAGGTGATCCCGGCATTCACCGGTACTGGATGTACCTCAGTCTGTTCTGCTTTGCGATGTTGGGACTGACTATTGCCGACAACCTCCTCATGATGTACATTTTCTGGGAACTTGTCGGATTTGCCTCCTACCTGTTGATTGGTTTTTGGTTCACCAAGGACTCGGCTGTTCAGGCCAATAAGAAAGCATTTATCATCAATCGCATCGGCGACCTTGGTTTTCTTTTGGGGATTGCTACCGTGTATTCACAATTTGGAACCTTGAACCTGATCGATATTTTTGGAAAAGAAGGATTATTGCCTACATTAAACGCTACTTCGGAAGGATTGATGACCTTTGCAGGCATTTGTTTCTTCGTGGGTGCCATGGCGAAATCCGCGCAGTTTCCCCTACATGTCTGGTTACCGGATGCGATGGAGGGACCAACAGCCGTTTCTTCCCTGATCCATGCGGCTACCATGGTAGCTGCTGGGGTATTCCTGATGAGTACGGTTTTTCCGCTATTCAACGAAACAGTCCTCGCCGTAATTGCCATAATCGGCACGATTACGGCCTTATCTGCCGCTTATTTTGCCTTGGCACAACGTGATATCAAACGTATTTTGGCTTTTTCTACCATATCCCAATTGGGCTATATGATGGTAGGCATTGGCATTGGTGCGTGGGACGCGGCCATGTTCCATCTGGCCACACATGCATTCTTCAAATGTCTCCTGTTCCTTTGTGCTGGCGCGGTAATCCATGAAATGGCCCATCTCAAGGATGCCAACAACACTGATTTTGACCCACAGGATATCAACAATATGGGTGGCCTTCGGAAATGGATGCCAAAAACAGGTGTATTGATGGTCATTGCCTCGCTGGCGCTGGCAGGATTTCCACTTACGTCGGGCTTCCTTTCAAAGGATGCCATCCTGGTTTCCGCATTCGAATGGGGTTTACACCATGGTAATGTAACACTGCTCATTCCGATAACCTTGACAATCGTTAGCTTAATGACTGCTTTCTACATCGGCAGGCTTATTTTTAAAGTCTTCTTTGGAAAGTTCAGGTTAAACATTGCGCATCCTCACCTGCACGAAGCGCCAATAACCATGTTGGCTCCAATGTTTTTTCTGGGAATCTGCTCCTTTTTCTTTGCATTTTCCTGGAATCCCCTCACCTACCACCATGCTTACCTGTTGAAAGGGTTTCACGTTGATTACCCATTCAGCGAGGTGCACCTGTTACATATTGCTTTACCGCTTTTTCTAACGGCAGGATCCATCCTTACTTGGATAATCGGCTGGCGTTGGTATGTTCAGGAACGGTATCCATTGAATAAGGATAATCAACTGCTTGCATTTTCCCTGAATCAAGGATATCTGAATACGTTCAATCAACGGGTTTTTGTAAATGGAACCCTCGCTATAAGTAAAGGCCTCTATTGGTTTGATAGAACCATTGTGGATGGCCTTGTTAATTTATTTGGGCAGGTCACACGTAAGGTTGCGGACCTGGCTGCATGGATCGACACAAATCTGGTCGATGGGCTGGTGAATACCATTGGCGGCACGACCTATTATGTAGGCCATTTATTGCGTTGGGTCCAGAACGGAAGATTGCAAAACTATCTTGGTTTTGCCTTTACCGTTGTATTATTAGGAATAATTTATTTGATATTTAAATAA
- a CDS encoding complex I subunit 4 family protein — translation MGALSLLIFLPLLAVAAILLLPNRLGASYKYLALAVVLVQFGLAGYLYANFSPTVGEFSAIEGYQYVEQLPWIRMDLGTIGTLEIDYFLGVDGFSLPLLVLSAFVMLMAVGASWNMEKSKKGYFALLMLLNTAVMGIFCALDFFLFYVFYEVMLLPLYFLIGIWGGARREYAAIKFFIYTLFGSVFMLLVIVGLYFSVQSPVSGAHTFNMLYMMNPENYIQGSFFDFLGNSYEIFGIPARMIGFIVLFIAFAIKVPIVPLHTWLPDAHVEAPTPVSIILAGILLKIGGYGIIRICFGIFPDAAADANWWLGLIGVVSIIYGAFNALAQTDLKRLIAYSSVSHMGFVLLGLASFTAEGISGAMFQMISHGFLSAALFFLVGVIYDRVHDRYIYNFRGLAGLMPKYTAYVAIAFFASLGLPGFSAFIGEAFVIIGTFNAESLQTGVPRWMAVFGSIGILMSAAYFLWTLQRMFFGQTRLKGGEAWATALTDLTSREQLILFPTLALALVLGIMPSFVFNVLNQSVLSLLNLVSPYL, via the coding sequence ATGGGTGCACTATCCTTACTTATATTTCTCCCTTTATTGGCCGTCGCAGCGATCCTGCTACTGCCTAACCGTCTTGGTGCCAGTTATAAATATTTGGCCCTGGCGGTTGTCCTTGTACAATTTGGATTGGCAGGGTACCTGTATGCGAATTTCTCCCCTACAGTGGGGGAATTCTCCGCTATTGAAGGTTACCAATATGTAGAGCAGTTACCATGGATCCGGATGGATCTGGGCACCATCGGCACGCTGGAAATCGATTATTTCCTTGGTGTTGACGGATTCTCACTACCGTTATTGGTACTGAGCGCCTTTGTGATGTTGATGGCTGTCGGTGCTTCCTGGAATATGGAAAAAAGTAAGAAAGGTTATTTTGCCTTATTGATGCTGCTGAATACTGCCGTGATGGGCATATTCTGTGCTTTGGATTTTTTCCTATTCTATGTTTTCTACGAAGTCATGCTGCTACCATTATATTTTCTGATCGGCATCTGGGGTGGCGCGCGAAGGGAATATGCGGCGATTAAATTCTTTATCTATACGCTCTTCGGTTCAGTTTTCATGCTTTTAGTCATTGTCGGCCTGTATTTTTCAGTTCAGAGTCCGGTGAGTGGCGCGCATACCTTTAACATGCTGTACATGATGAATCCGGAGAATTACATCCAGGGTTCTTTCTTTGATTTTCTTGGAAATTCATACGAGATATTTGGTATTCCGGCACGGATGATCGGATTTATTGTTCTGTTTATTGCTTTTGCCATTAAAGTTCCTATTGTACCCCTACATACCTGGTTACCGGATGCCCACGTAGAGGCGCCCACTCCCGTATCGATTATCTTGGCGGGAATCTTATTAAAGATCGGTGGTTATGGAATCATCCGGATCTGCTTTGGTATCTTTCCTGATGCGGCTGCGGATGCCAATTGGTGGTTGGGTCTGATCGGTGTGGTCTCTATAATCTATGGCGCTTTCAATGCCTTGGCACAAACAGATCTCAAGCGCTTGATCGCCTATTCCTCGGTATCCCACATGGGTTTTGTACTATTGGGCTTGGCATCATTTACCGCCGAAGGGATTTCTGGAGCGATGTTCCAGATGATCAGCCATGGGTTCCTTTCAGCTGCCCTGTTCTTCCTGGTAGGTGTAATCTACGATCGTGTGCACGACCGCTACATCTATAACTTTAGGGGATTAGCAGGACTCATGCCGAAATATACAGCTTACGTAGCGATTGCCTTTTTTGCTTCGCTGGGTTTACCCGGATTCTCCGCATTTATCGGTGAAGCTTTCGTAATAATAGGAACATTCAATGCAGAAAGCCTTCAAACTGGGGTTCCACGCTGGATGGCCGTATTTGGTTCCATCGGAATCTTGATGAGTGCGGCATATTTCCTCTGGACACTGCAACGCATGTTCTTCGGTCAGACCCGATTGAAAGGTGGTGAAGCATGGGCAACAGCACTTACGGACCTCACCAGCAGGGAACAGCTCATCCTTTTCCCTACATTGGCACTGGCGCTCGTATTGGGTATCATGCCTTCCTTCGTATTCAATGTATTGAATCAATCTGTCTTAAGTTTATTGAATTTAGTATCGCCATATTTATAG
- a CDS encoding NADH-quinone oxidoreductase subunit N, protein MNDFVYHITDSIDHIIRSIPLFKVELALAIGFILTIACTLFFDRFWKHASFSITLLTLLASIVMLVSQYNLADNGFYGLLTIDRTGYFSRLLILFGLVISLLFLQQHFQAIQSTKRRGDLFSVLLAAGIGMNLLTITNHWLMAFLAIEMVSISSYILVGYFSANKRQAEAAMKYALFGSACSAVMLYGLSLVYGFTGDLNFASARHIQGLIAAPEVMTSIAFLFVFVGIGFKLSFVPFHLWAPDVYEGAPTPVTAFLSTVPKIGAIILFARLAKSMVSTQFFFSELTLLFIIVVAIATMLFGNLIALRQLDIKRMMAYSSIGHTGFLLMAIIAYINGNQDILFFYLFIYTIMNLATFAFIDVLEQRTGSTHLSQFAGLGKTFPLLFTCFSIVGISLIGLPPTAGFVGKLLVFTSIFELYQNTPDPLLLALLVVGALTSVISLFYYFKIPLYVFLRSNRTEDNSGKSQSGLLMYGIGLLLSVLVLLLGIFPSLLMDWFAK, encoded by the coding sequence ATGAACGATTTTGTATACCATATTACCGACAGTATCGATCATATCATTCGATCCATTCCCCTATTCAAGGTTGAACTCGCATTGGCTATAGGATTTATCCTCACCATTGCTTGTACCCTTTTCTTCGATAGGTTCTGGAAGCACGCCTCCTTCAGTATTACCCTATTGACACTTCTGGCTTCGATAGTTATGCTGGTCAGTCAGTACAACCTGGCTGACAACGGTTTCTATGGCCTATTGACCATTGACAGAACGGGGTATTTTTCCCGGCTATTGATTCTGTTCGGGCTAGTTATATCTTTACTTTTTCTTCAGCAACATTTCCAAGCGATTCAGAGCACAAAGCGTCGTGGCGATTTATTCAGTGTACTGTTAGCTGCTGGCATTGGGATGAACCTACTGACCATCACCAACCATTGGCTCATGGCTTTCCTTGCGATTGAAATGGTTTCCATCAGCTCGTATATTCTGGTCGGTTATTTCTCAGCGAATAAAAGACAGGCCGAAGCGGCCATGAAATATGCACTATTCGGATCCGCATGTTCGGCGGTCATGCTCTATGGATTATCATTGGTTTATGGATTCACTGGAGATCTTAATTTTGCAAGTGCACGTCATATCCAAGGGCTCATTGCCGCACCTGAGGTGATGACCTCCATTGCCTTTCTGTTTGTTTTTGTGGGAATAGGCTTTAAATTAAGCTTTGTCCCATTCCACCTTTGGGCACCTGATGTGTACGAGGGCGCACCAACCCCTGTTACGGCATTTCTTTCAACAGTACCCAAAATTGGGGCAATCATCTTATTTGCCCGATTGGCGAAATCCATGGTCAGTACACAGTTCTTCTTTTCCGAATTGACCTTACTGTTCATTATCGTGGTTGCGATAGCAACGATGCTGTTCGGAAATCTGATCGCCTTGCGCCAGTTGGATATCAAGCGCATGATGGCCTACTCCTCCATTGGACATACTGGCTTCCTATTGATGGCTATTATCGCTTACATCAACGGCAATCAGGACATCTTGTTTTTCTACCTCTTTATCTACACGATAATGAACCTAGCAACTTTTGCTTTCATTGATGTGTTGGAACAGAGAACCGGTAGTACCCACCTCAGCCAATTCGCAGGTCTAGGTAAGACCTTCCCCCTACTGTTCACTTGTTTTTCCATTGTGGGTATATCCCTGATCGGCTTGCCGCCAACAGCGGGATTTGTTGGAAAGTTACTTGTGTTCACGAGTATTTTTGAACTCTATCAAAATACGCCCGATCCGTTATTGTTGGCACTTCTGGTCGTAGGCGCCCTAACATCGGTAATCTCGCTGTTCTACTACTTTAAAATTCCGTTGTATGTTTTTTTGCGCAGTAACAGGACGGAGGATAATAGCGGAAAATCTCAAAGTGGTCTTCTAATGTATGGGATTGGCTTGTTATTAAGTGTTCTTGTGCTCCTATTGGGGATCTTTCCATCCCTACTCATGGACTGGTTCGCAAAATAA
- a CDS encoding DUF4254 domain-containing protein, translated as MISATANQIFQRVIEDYHVHDKIDQPVENPFERSSLSHLLYLKCWIDTAQWHMEDVVRNPDIDPREGLYWKRRIDRQNQERTDTVEFIDSYYLQQFSQTVPLMDAKINTESPAWAIDRLSILALKIYHMEQETLRTDVSNAHLVACQEKLAILMEQRKDLSQSIDELLLDIQEGRKYMKVYKQMKMYNDPNLNPVLYGAQK; from the coding sequence ATGATTAGTGCAACAGCAAACCAGATTTTTCAAAGGGTAATTGAAGATTACCATGTTCATGATAAGATTGATCAACCTGTGGAAAACCCATTTGAACGCAGCAGCCTATCGCATTTGCTCTATTTGAAATGCTGGATAGATACCGCTCAATGGCATATGGAAGATGTTGTTCGCAATCCGGATATCGATCCACGCGAAGGCCTTTATTGGAAACGCCGCATCGATCGGCAGAACCAAGAACGTACCGATACGGTAGAATTTATTGACAGCTATTATCTGCAGCAATTTTCTCAGACCGTGCCCTTGATGGACGCCAAGATCAATACCGAAAGCCCGGCATGGGCCATCGATCGATTATCCATTCTGGCACTTAAAATCTACCACATGGAACAGGAGACCCTGCGAACGGATGTTTCCAATGCGCACTTGGTTGCCTGCCAGGAAAAACTGGCCATTTTAATGGAACAGCGCAAGGATCTTTCCCAAAGCATTGACGAGCTCCTCTTGGATATTCAAGAAGGCAGAAAATACATGAAGGTGTACAAACAGATGAAGATGTACAACGATCCCAATCTCAATCCAGTTTTATACGGAGCACAGAAATAA
- a CDS encoding glycosyltransferase family 9 protein, whose product MERIVVTRFSAMGDVAMVAAVLKDFQEQHPDTELIMVSRPFFAPFFADIPRVVFHPIDPRGNHRGIGGLIKLFKELKGYKAKYVADLHNNLRSRFLDVLFRSSNHKVQVLDKGRAEKKALTRSKNKIKKQLRTMTERYADVFRKLGYPIELKNTLQKQHRLIPEGMLSLLASDAKKIGIAPFAQHPYKVLPMEKMKAVIAELSRSVNVQIMLFGGGKAEKQITETWSDEFPNVTSLVGKYSLAQELDIISHLDVMVSMDSSGMHMASLVGTPCISIWGATHPFAGFLGYGQSENDCVQVEHPNRPSSVYGNKPCLCDDIEAIDLISSEMVVEKIKLKLNLQ is encoded by the coding sequence ATGGAACGCATTGTGGTGACCCGCTTTTCAGCGATGGGCGATGTGGCCATGGTCGCTGCAGTTCTCAAGGACTTTCAGGAGCAACATCCCGATACCGAGCTCATCATGGTTTCGCGGCCATTCTTTGCCCCATTTTTTGCAGATATCCCGCGGGTGGTTTTCCATCCCATAGATCCTAGGGGAAATCACCGTGGAATTGGTGGCTTAATCAAACTGTTCAAGGAACTAAAAGGCTATAAAGCAAAATATGTAGCCGACCTGCATAACAACCTGCGCTCTAGATTTCTCGATGTCCTGTTTCGATCTTCCAACCATAAGGTTCAGGTGCTGGACAAAGGTCGGGCGGAGAAAAAGGCATTGACAAGGAGCAAAAACAAAATCAAGAAGCAACTCCGTACGATGACCGAGCGCTATGCCGATGTTTTCCGCAAACTAGGGTATCCCATTGAACTCAAAAATACGCTACAGAAGCAACACCGCCTTATTCCCGAGGGGATGTTAAGCTTATTGGCTTCAGACGCAAAGAAAATAGGAATTGCACCATTTGCCCAACATCCCTATAAAGTCCTTCCGATGGAAAAAATGAAGGCTGTAATCGCAGAGTTGAGTAGATCCGTAAATGTCCAGATCATGTTATTTGGCGGCGGAAAAGCGGAAAAACAAATCACCGAAACTTGGTCTGACGAATTTCCAAACGTGACCTCCCTGGTCGGTAAGTATTCCTTGGCGCAGGAACTGGATATCATCTCTCACCTGGATGTGATGGTCAGTATGGATAGCTCAGGAATGCACATGGCCTCTTTAGTAGGCACTCCATGTATTTCCATTTGGGGAGCCACGCATCCCTTTGCTGGATTCTTAGGATATGGGCAATCTGAGAACGATTGCGTTCAGGTCGAACACCCCAATAGGCCATCCTCCGTATACGGCAATAAGCCATGTTTATGTGACGATATCGAGGCAATTGACTTGATAAGCAGTGAAATGGTTGTGGAGAAAATAAAATTAAAGTTAAATTTGCAGTAG
- a CDS encoding glycosyltransferase, translating to MAKEKICFVIRQYGLEVNGGAEYHCRMLAERLTTDYDVEVITSKIIDYNTLEEYYSNDIDLVNGVRVLRFSCAPFSKQRHEQSRKNTKFARKVRRNLYRLGLLKGIANIHTVWDLGIKEEEQLLQSDGFYSPEALNYLKENQGQYKAILPIWYVSPFTIYGAQIAPQKTILIPALHDESEAFRSIHTHVFTKVNHIAFNTHEETQLAEHIFGNKMSKNSIVAVGVETDFDEVATQEELTEKFHLPSRYIHYFGRVCESKMEQLIPWFVAYKEKNPSDLKLVLTGKLFQEKVDHPDIIYTGFVSDAEKIGLIKHATLVINPSKLESLSLLLLEAMNLGKTVMVNGKSEVMKGHAIRSNHAAAYYDNEQDFQQIINKYLENPALIQENKQKAMDYVQSHYDWKIILDKLKHLIQEAR from the coding sequence ATGGCTAAGGAAAAAATCTGCTTTGTTATCAGACAGTATGGATTAGAGGTAAATGGTGGTGCAGAATATCACTGCAGAATGCTTGCTGAGCGATTGACAACTGATTACGATGTAGAGGTGATCACATCGAAAATAATTGATTACAATACCCTCGAAGAATATTACTCCAACGATATTGATCTGGTAAATGGCGTTCGCGTTTTGCGATTTAGCTGTGCCCCATTTTCCAAGCAACGGCATGAGCAGAGCCGTAAGAACACCAAGTTTGCTCGTAAAGTTCGAAGAAACCTCTATCGCTTAGGGCTATTAAAAGGAATAGCCAATATACATACCGTTTGGGACCTAGGAATTAAGGAGGAAGAACAATTACTGCAATCCGATGGTTTCTATTCTCCCGAAGCCCTCAATTACCTCAAAGAAAACCAAGGACAATATAAAGCCATACTTCCGATTTGGTATGTTTCACCGTTTACTATTTACGGTGCACAGATTGCTCCTCAAAAAACGATATTGATCCCTGCATTACATGATGAAAGTGAGGCGTTCCGCTCCATTCATACCCATGTGTTTACCAAAGTAAACCATATAGCCTTCAACACACATGAGGAAACACAACTTGCCGAGCATATTTTTGGAAACAAGATGTCCAAAAACAGCATTGTAGCGGTTGGTGTGGAAACTGACTTCGATGAAGTAGCAACACAGGAGGAATTGACTGAAAAGTTTCATCTTCCTAGTCGATATATCCATTATTTCGGTCGTGTGTGCGAATCAAAAATGGAACAGTTAATCCCATGGTTTGTTGCCTATAAAGAAAAAAATCCGAGCGACCTCAAGTTAGTACTCACCGGAAAATTATTCCAAGAAAAAGTAGACCATCCGGATATCATATATACAGGCTTTGTCAGTGATGCTGAAAAAATCGGTTTGATTAAACATGCGACATTGGTAATCAACCCTTCAAAATTGGAGAGTCTTTCCCTGTTGTTATTGGAAGCGATGAATTTGGGAAAAACAGTTATGGTGAATGGTAAATCCGAAGTAATGAAAGGACATGCTATTCGCAGTAATCATGCAGCAGCCTATTACGATAATGAACAGGACTTCCAACAGATTATCAATAAATACCTTGAAAATCCGGCCCTAATTCAAGAAAATAAACAGAAAGCGATGGATTATGTGCAATCCCATTACGATTGGAAAATTATTCTGGACAAGTTAAAACACTTGATTCAAGAGGCTCGTTAA
- a CDS encoding glycosyltransferase family 2 protein: MNKLDQDSSIDKCTLLVSTYNWPEALELCLESIANQTVIPTEVIIADDGSKDATKAIIEKYNGQLAIKHVWHPDEGFRKCIILNKALHEASTPYIVQIDGDVILDRNFIKDHLQVAEKGCFIRGTRSHIEEDFLPYLFKHKKVDFNFLSKGVKHRFNALRLPMLAGLMIKKKSNSYSVRGCNMGYWLDDFINVNGYNNDLQGWGHEDEELAARFVNMGILKKSVKLRCIQYHIFHPLAARSQENTHEKTIDIVRADGIQRTENGYLQALEEKNA, from the coding sequence ATGAATAAGTTGGATCAAGATTCATCCATAGATAAATGCACTTTACTCGTCTCTACCTATAATTGGCCGGAAGCATTGGAATTATGTTTGGAAAGTATTGCCAACCAAACCGTGATTCCGACGGAGGTCATTATTGCAGATGATGGATCCAAGGATGCTACCAAAGCTATTATAGAAAAATATAATGGTCAATTGGCTATAAAGCATGTTTGGCATCCAGATGAAGGGTTCAGGAAGTGCATTATATTGAACAAGGCCTTGCATGAAGCTTCAACACCCTATATCGTCCAGATTGATGGCGATGTCATCCTGGATAGGAACTTCATAAAAGATCATCTCCAAGTTGCAGAAAAAGGATGCTTTATCCGCGGAACCCGCTCACATATCGAAGAAGACTTCCTGCCGTATTTATTTAAGCATAAGAAAGTTGATTTCAATTTTCTATCTAAAGGCGTAAAACATAGGTTCAATGCCTTACGTCTCCCTATGCTTGCGGGTCTAATGATTAAAAAGAAATCAAATAGCTATAGTGTTAGAGGCTGTAATATGGGGTATTGGTTGGATGATTTTATAAACGTCAATGGGTATAACAATGACCTTCAGGGCTGGGGCCATGAAGACGAAGAGCTTGCTGCGCGTTTTGTGAATATGGGCATCCTGAAAAAATCGGTCAAGCTGCGGTGTATACAATATCATATTTTCCACCCACTAGCAGCACGGTCCCAGGAAAATACACATGAAAAAACCATCGACATAGTGCGCGCGGATGGAATCCAGCGTACAGAAAATGGCTATCTCCAAGCATTGGAGGAGAAAAATGCTTAA
- a CDS encoding glycosyltransferase family 2 protein → MIENSTSLIVATYNWPEALKLCLLSIQQQSVLPKEVIIADDGSRDDTKELIASFQLTFPVPLIHVWQEDSGFRLAEIRNKAFARASYDYLIQIDGDVFLHEDFIKDHLKAAKPNTLLQGSRVMLGADFSKKLLAGQKPDFSFLATDTQRLENALRIPMLSTYLLNRYKNRFPVYFARGANMSFWKKDILAVNGYNENYEGWGHEDSDLTLRMMNNGVKKSVIKFSAIIYHLYHPENKNPEQEEKNKLILENTKQNHVVWVENGVSQYLK, encoded by the coding sequence ATGATTGAAAATTCTACCTCCTTAATTGTCGCCACGTACAATTGGCCCGAAGCTTTAAAGCTTTGTCTGCTCAGCATACAGCAACAATCTGTACTTCCAAAAGAGGTAATCATTGCTGATGACGGTTCGCGCGATGACACGAAGGAACTGATTGCGTCCTTTCAATTGACCTTCCCAGTTCCTTTGATCCATGTTTGGCAGGAAGATTCCGGATTCCGTCTAGCCGAAATCAGGAATAAAGCCTTTGCACGGGCAAGCTACGATTACCTGATCCAGATCGACGGTGATGTTTTCCTCCATGAGGACTTTATCAAAGATCATCTCAAAGCCGCCAAACCGAATACGCTACTACAGGGAAGCCGTGTGATGTTGGGGGCAGACTTTTCCAAAAAACTTTTGGCGGGACAAAAACCTGATTTCAGTTTCCTGGCAACGGATACCCAACGCCTGGAGAATGCTTTGCGCATCCCAATGCTTTCCACCTACCTCCTAAACCGGTACAAGAACCGATTTCCGGTTTACTTTGCACGTGGAGCCAATATGTCGTTTTGGAAAAAGGACATCCTAGCCGTCAATGGATACAATGAGAACTATGAAGGCTGGGGACATGAAGATAGTGACCTCACCCTACGCATGATGAATAATGGTGTCAAGAAATCCGTAATTAAGTTTTCAGCTATCATTTACCATCTATACCATCCGGAAAACAAAAATCCAGAACAGGAGGAAAAAAATAAATTAATATTGGAAAATACCAAGCAAAACCACGTAGTTTGGGTGGAGAATGGTGTAAGCCAATATTTAAAATAA